Part of the Trypanosoma brucei brucei TREU927 chromosome 2, complete sequence genome, ACCATCGGTTCGAATTGGCACTGCAACTGGGTCGACTGACGATGGCGGAGGAAATCGCTAAACAATCGGGTTCAGTTGGCCATTGGAAGCAGCTTGCGGACGTGGCACTTACGAAGGGCGCGTTTCAACTGGCGAAGGAGGCCTTATGTAAATGTGGGGATAGTAATGGTCTGCTTTTGCTTTACTCATGCGTGGGTGATATGGAAGCTATTTCAAAGTTGGGTGACACCTGCGTGGCGAATGGGAGGCTAAATATCGCTTTCACTTGTTTCCACCTAACAAGGCGTTACGCAGATAACGTGGATTTGCTTTGCCGCACAGGCAAACTTGCGGAAGCTGCCTTTTACGCTCGCACACACTGCCACGGAAAAGTTGACGAAGTTGTAGAAAAGTGGAAACTGGGGCTTGTCCGACTTCCGCGTGTATCGGAAGCTATTGCGAATCCCACGGCATATCCCAATCTTTTCCCTAACATGCGGATGAACGCACCGGCGGCTGCGGTGGTGGAGGGCAGCACCATTAAATTCGAAAATGATTTAGCGGCGACCAAAAACGGCAGTGCGGTGTTGTCAGCcagtggtgttggtgttggtgttggtgttggtggtgacGACGACGAATGGGGTGAGCAGTAATTACGTAAATAATCGGCTTAAGATGGAGTGGTGGAcccgttattatttttttttcccaatAGCGAGAGACGtcccgtttttgtttttgtttttgcttcttcttatACGGAAGGGAagatttttcctttttttttttcaaagaagaaagatgCAGGAAACCAGACAGTAAACACAAATacggaggaaaaagagcTGATATTTacgcattttgttttcttttccccctccttctgaGATTTCCACTCCTTGGAGAGCAAGGCAGGGaatgggaggggaaaaaagaaaaaaaaagttgaaagAGGCGGAAACGGACCTGCAGCGGGCGGGAATTGGTAAAGAACAACTTCCCAAACGATTttatataaacacacacacacataaaaaagaaaacggttGGTGTGATTTGGTTTAGTGCGtccaggggggggggttgaaAGGATAGTTACTGAATAAGTTAGTAAAATACTAACCCTGTGTTGTATCGCGTTCGACTGTGTTTTTTTGGCGGTCACGAGGTGTTATAAATTCTGCGGACTAAAAGTGGGGCCCTCTGCTACGCTAATGTGTAAAACAGAcgcattatttttctttttcaaacGAGTCACTGCCACACTTTCGTCATTTTGCCTTTATATGATTTGCTACCGTCACAAACTCTGTACCGTCAGAAggcctctttctttttctttttttgtttgtcttgtTATGCATAtatccctcctcctcctccttctccccaGGATTTGCATCTGTGCTATATACTTTCCTCTCTAcgccctgttttttttcttttttcctcatgATGTAAACCTAAAGTTGTGTGGCCCCTTGACTGTAGAGGGAAATTTGGGTCTTCATATGTTCAGCGGGCTTCAGCGTGCACTAACGGTTGTAGGATCGCCGTTAAGGTACTGCAGACGCTTCCACCATGTAACGGCAGTGCGTTTCTTCGCACGCGTGTCAGGCGACTGGAGCTGCCCGTGTGGTTTCTCAAATTTTGCGTCACGTTCCGTCTGTTTTCAGTGCCACAGGCAGAAACCTGTTTTTCTCCGTGCTGCTGGTGAGACGTATGAGACAGACATTGGTGTTGCACGTTTTGCCAACTACAAACGTGGTGATTGGGTGTGTACCTGCGGGTCCCACAACTTTGCTAGACGTGAGACTTGCATGTTGTGTTGCGCGCCGTGTCCCTCAGGTGGCGGAAAGGCTGAAGCGAAAAGGGCCCGACTGCTTCCAGGTGATTGGATTTGTCCCAAATGTACGACACACAACTTCAGAGGGCGCAAGGAATGCATGCTTTGTAGTGCAGGGGTTCCAGTAGGGGTGGAGAATGCTACAAATCTTAGCAACGAAACTACTAGTGATTTAAAGGGTAAAGAAAACAGTGAAGAATCACAGCAACCCCCATGGACATGTGTCGCGTGCCACACAGTTAATGTGAAGGCGGATAAACTTTGTGAAGTGTGCGGCGCTTCCCGGACCGAGTCATCGCGGAGCACCTATTCGTCAGTAACGCGACCGGATGATTGGACATGCACGGGGTGTAGTTTCTTAAATTTCTCCTCTAGGGTTAAGTGTAAGAACTGCAAAGCACTCCGGTCGTCTGGTGAGGTTGAAACGAGTGAGGCCATGTGGATTTGTAACTGTGGGTATAAAAACTTTAAGGACCGTTCCTCCTGCCGTGAGTGTGGAGCCTCTAAAGAATCAGATTCTTAGCATGCCGCGCGTCGAATACCGTGCACATCCCTCGAGGcgtctatttttctttctctttttcttctttactttacttcttctttaatttttgtcgttttgttATTGTATGGGACTGAatattgttttcctcctcctcctactCCACTTTCTTGAGGAATTAACGAACCTGTGTATGTTGCTCCTCTAAGTTTTAAAACCACATTGTAGGGGTAAACTCTGTGTCTGTACCCGTCCATGCGCTTGTGCATTTGTTGGTTGGGTTAGAGGTATTCCTCTATTCCTTTCATGCATTTTcgtcccttttctcttttttctctctctcttttttttttcgttggttCGCATTAGAAAGCACTTTGCCATGCTAACGTTTCCCGGATTTGTGCCGTTAGGTGAAAAACAGTCTGTTCAAGCGGCATGTGAGGCTCGGCGACGATATCTGGCTGCACATCTTGTGCCTCTGTACGCTAATACGAACCCAACCGAACTCTGGAATAACATCGTTAAGTATAGGGAACATAGTGGTACAGATTCAAATGACTGTGTAGAAACATACGAAGAACTGAGGATATCATACAAGGGGTATAAGAGTATGGTATATAACCTTGTTTTCCACATGACCATTGAAGAAGATAAAGCGGCACCGGCATCCGAGCGCGAGTCCCGCAAGCGGCTGTACTTTAGTCACCCGTTTCTTTCCCCTGCCACTTTTTTATCCTTCCCGCGCGCAGAGGATGGAACGATATCTGCCGTTCCCATGTATGCTTTCGCAGCTAAGCGGCTACTTCTCTATAGGTTGCGAATTAAACTTGAACTAACTGCGAGGGTTGTTCCTATGGTTCTGCAGGATCCCGTTTCTAAAGTAGCGGGGCAGCTGCGATGCCCACCGAGTGCATCATCTCCCCTTTCCAATGGTTTAACGCAGGATGATATTGAAAACTTTCTAGTGGAGTTGGTGCCGAATTTGCGCCTCGTGCGGGATATACCGCCATGGATGCAACCGTATTATCTCTGTCATGCATCGAGAAAGTTTATGTTCATGTGTGATACGAGACGTACTGGGGCTATAGCCATCGACACCATGATGAAGAGCGATGTCTTCTCAGAGCTGCTGCGCATGTATGAGAGTGACGCACAAGATGCCATCACAACTTTTCCAGAGGGTTGCACGGTGGATGTGGCTGCCTCACATTTAGTGGCAGATACTGGCGTTGATGACACGGTGGCAGCATTAGTTATTTCTTATGAGGGAGAAGGGAATCATCCAGACGACATGTACACTGTGAAGGCACTGGAGGAAGAAACTGTACTTCGCGTCCGCAGAAGTCAGTTATATTGGAACCCGGGCTCTACCGAGTTCCTCACACAAGATGTGTTGAGTATGGACAACTggttttctcttcccctcatGGGTCGAATTTATGAGCACTACACGAGTTTGGACCTTGATGGTGATGGCGTTCTTTCTATAGATGAACTTGCCCGCTACTGTGACAGTAGTTTTACCAGTTTAGTGGTTGAGCGGGTATTTGAGTGCCACGTCCCGCACAGCGGCAAGCATCATGTAATGGATTATAAGACATATTTGGATTTTGTCATTGCAACGGAACACGCGGCGACCCTTCCTGCTATGAAATACATTTGGAGCATTCTAGATTTAGAAGGAACAAAGTCGTATGTTACTGTAGATACCCTGCGGGGTTTCTGCAAAGAGGTTGCAAGTGAACTCATTGCTAATGGTCTCATGACTGATATTTCAGCGCAATCAATTCTATCAGAAGTGATTGATATGATCAATCCTAAGTGGCACGAATGGGTAGAATTTGATGACATTGTACGATCTGGTCACCAGGCAACTGTGTTGCCCATCTTGTTGAGTTACCGTAATTTCTACGCATATGATTGTCGCGAGCAAACGGCAGCTGAAGCCAATGATGAATATGCGTAGAGCGAATGATGATGAGAAGTATCAGAGTGCCGGTTGCATTTGTAGTGCTGAGGCGGTAAAACCCTcatgcacattttttttttccaaaacaaaaaaagtaataataatttattttGGAACCCTTACGAGCAAATATTCAAGcaccctattttttttttctgtttccgtttctgtttttttttttttcgtcctcCTGTCTGCTCAAACGTAGGTGCATAATGTCTCCCTGAATTATGTAACTCAaccctctttttcattttctttccttttacattcacatataaaaaaaaaatgcgtatatatacacacacacatatatatatatatatatatatatatatatttatttatttattatttcttgtgttatAAAgggcagaggaggaggaaaggagatgGTTAACTAccccaaaaagaagaaaatgcatTGCCCTGATGAAAGGTGCAATGCTCACAAGAGTTTTAAGGTAGTTCAGTATAAAGCTGGTAAGGCACGTTTGTATGCCAGAGGTAAGCGCCGTTACGACCGCAAACAGTCCGGTTATGGTGGTCAGACGAAACCTATTTTCCACAAGAAGGcgaaaacgacaaaaaaaattgttttgaAGCTTCAGTGCTCCAACTGCAAGTCGATTATTCAAAATGTCTTGAAGCGCACGAAGCACTTTGAGCTGAATGACAAAAAGAAGACTGGCAACAAGGATCCTACATGGTAAACGTAGGTTAAACCTTCGATTCGCGATATCGTTGTGGGGTCCGATTATTTTCTATCTTGACTTCAGTCcttcttttacctttcgtCTTATCTTATTCTGACCCTCTtgttcatttccttctttcttttttttttttaaaaaagagactGACTCTTTCCGTATTTACTTTTACACCTGATGGTGTGGGAGTAATAATGCATGTGACAACATATGAGTAGGGCAGGCAGCGctgtgcactttttttttttggggggggcaCAAAACTATGGTTTCCCCATccattcctttacttttgttaGGCAAGAGTGGATGCGTTATGGTTAAAGGGGGATGCACGtgtgcgtttcttttatctgTAGTAATTAAGGAGGTTCACTTtaacttccttttattttctcttcttttttttctttttgactGGAAATGAAGTCATATTGTAacatacaacaacaacaacaaaggaaaaaagaaatagagagGAAATAGGAGgagagtatatatatatatatatatatatatatatattgtgtgtgtgtatttattCACCTACTTCAGTCCTAAAAGGGAGTGAGTAGGCGAAGATGCTGCGGTCCTTGTTGTTACGAGGAGCCGCGGTGCTTCGTGGTTTGCCATCCgttaaaaagaaggagttgaAAGGGATGGTAAAAGCCAAAAAAGCAGCGAAGTTGAATGCAAAGGGATCATCAGAACCCgtagtgaaaacaaaagagaaaactaAACCAAAAGCGGAGCAGCGAGTAACAGCTGCGGACAAACAACGAAAGCAACGTGAAAGAGAAGCAGAGCGGTTGTTTCTGCAAATGGTGAGGGAAGAGCGGAAGCGGCGCCGGTTAGTCATTCGGGCTGCCATACGGAAAGCGGTAtcgaaggagaaggaggaagaatcCAAACTTGTTCGTCACTATGCCGCCAATAAACGAAAGGCCATTGCAGAGTTGCAGAGATTAAAGCAAGAAGATGTGGCAGCATCCGTTTCACCAGCTCCTCCACGGAAGACTACTCGAGGGCGCCGCGCGGCGAAAGCAGCTGATGCCGAAGCGGAACGTgcattcaaaaagaaaatagaatcTGAAGCAGAACAAAAGTTTTTACTTCTGATTGAAGAATTGAGCAAGAAGAGACGCGAGGAACTACAGAATGCGGCTGCGCttttgaagaaacaaaaggaggcCGAAAGCGCGCCACCGGTGATGGCTGTGGCAAATGAGGCTCCGTTAGCGGCACCTGAAGCAGCGGAAGCTGTTGAGGCTCTAGCAGCAGAGGAaatggcaacaacaaaaacgaaacgtAGAAGACGAGTGAAGTCAGAGACACAACCTGAAGTAGTGGCGGCGGTTGTGGAAGAGGGGAATGAGGAAGAAATAATTCATGCTCCAGTTATCGAAgcgaagggaagaagaaacagaagtCCACGCAAGGAGGGACCAAAAACTGTTGTAGCACCCGCTGTAATAGCGCCTGTTGTTGAGGGGGAGGATCTGCTTCCAGTAGTTGTTGCAACTGCAGCCGAAGAGGAACCAGTCATAAAAGATGTGACTGTAGAAGCTGTGGATGATGTGCAGGAGGTGGCGCCAGTGGagaaaagtgaagtgaaaaaaacaccacGGCAGCGTCGCTCGTCGCCGAAGGCGGTGAAACTTCCGTCCGTAGCAGCCCCAGTTACTCCTGTTGTGGATCATACACCTCCATTAGTTGCATATGCCGAAGTTCCAGCAacccaacagcaacaacagcaacagcaacaacagcaactgaGTCATGCATTTTCTCTAGCAGGTTTTGCTGATGCACCGTTAGTTCCTCTCACGGGCCCCACTACTCCATTTGTGCAGCGGGGCCTTACCGGAGTTCCCTCCTTTGATATTCCCGTCGTTCCGTTACGTGCAAATCCCGTGGAAACTTTGGTTCACAACACGAGGGGTGTTGTGCCCGCCCCACCAGCGCAATTTACTCTTAACATTCCCGCCGCTCAACCAGCGACAACACCTCAAAGAATAACAAATACCGGACTTCTTCGACTTTAACAATGTTGGAATTGCGAGTACGGAGACTTTCATGGTGAGAATGTTGGGTGGAGTGGCGTTGGTAAAAAGGCATggggagaggaaaggaaaaacaaaacaaaacaaaagcaaacaaagagaaccagtaaaaaaacaacaacaacaacaaaaaaaaaaaggaagaaacgaaagcaGCAAGAAGAACCTCACaagggagaggggggggggtggaaaTATAGATAGAAAAGAGGCATATGATattgaaaacgaaaaaaaaaataaatgaaaagaagtaaatagggggggggggggaaatttAGATAAGGGTGGGTCTCACACGCTGCTGTTGGTAGTTTCTGTGTGTTGCTTGTTCATAGatttatgcatatatatatatatatatatatatatatgttggtGTGAACAAGGGGAAATGGAAGTGCTGttaaacttcttttttttcccctttaacCGCTCCACACGTCATCGTGCACGCAAAAAACTTTTTGGCACAGGAAAAAATGACATCAGTAAGAGTACGCTGTTCGTCATTTTTCAGTTTATGTCgattttactattttaatCACTCaattttttatcttttgtttatttggtGTAATGTGGctgttgttttatgttttgtttacCGACTAAAGTTTATTTCAACTGTGCTGCTCTCGCTTCCACATTTTCacattgaaaagaaaaaaaaaaaagaaacatcccTCCCAAACTcgtttcgttcttttttccatttctgtttttttttttttacttggcTATTGTTTACCATTCTTATATTAGTAGCGTGCGTGCAGGTGTGTGTGATGCACGCGAGAATAAATATACGTAACGCCGTGTTTGTACCACTTGGCATTTCCATATGCGCCGCTGCCGTTGTTATCGCAGCTCGAGCATTATTACGCGAAAGGGCGAGGCCTGCGGTTCTTTTGGATTGCGAGCGGAAGGCATATGAAATACTTGAGATGCTTACGAGggcaacaataaaaacagaTGGGCACGACAGTAAGCAGACGGAATGCAAAGATGACGCCTCCATCGCCATTTTTTTGAATTGCAACGGGGTGGAGTCCATACACGTGAGGACTTTAGTGTTTAACCACAATATCATGCAACTTCCGTCCGTGTTTGCAGTTCACTGCGGCTTGATGAAGAATTCGCACCCGGACCATCTTCTTGTTTGCGACATTTGGAACTGTCTCATGGCGTTGATGAACTGCAGCATCCGTGACATTTTATTGGATGATGGCGTTGCATTGTGTATCCTCGACGATGTAAAAGCTGAGGAAGTCTTGGCACTGTGCATGCTGCTGCGAGGTAAATACTCAATCGCGCGGTATCCGCCTGCTGCTCAAGCCGATGTTGTGGTACAGGAGTTTCCTGAAGAGCTGTATTTGGGTTTAATTACTGCCTATAACAGAAAACGCTCGCTTCAATCCGGAATAACTTCTTTTTGGAAGCTAATGTGCTCCTCGTGCTCCATTCCGCAACTTGTCACCTTGGCGGCTACCGTATTGTTCTCACCAGAGGTTATTCTGAAATGTATTCTGGGGATGCATGCTTTCGTCCACTGGCGACCTATCTACGCGGCGGAGATTGGAAAGAGTCTAAACGGCGATGTGTCACCCAAGCTGTCGCCATTCCGGTTTATCATAAAGCAACTTATGGGGCTTCCAGCGACTTTTGTGTCGATGGCGGTTGCGTCAACGTTTGCCTTTGAGTCGTTGTACTGCATCCGTGGATTTGTTATCCAATCCATCCTATCGGATATTATTACTTCTATTCACATTGATGCCTATTTGGCGCTGGCTACGGCCGACTACGATCCTTCTGATGATTGGCTTCTCTCCCGTTGTGTATCGCAGGCTCTTTGGCAGGCCTCAGGTTCGGTGATGGATGAGCTGCAGAGTCGAGTGCCTGCACTA contains:
- a CDS encoding 60S ribosomal protein L44 (identical to GP:10526: ribosomal protein L44 (AA 1-106) {Trypanosoma brucei}; PIR|S10012|R6UT6A ribosomal protein L36a.e - Trypanosoma bruceiEGAD|95037|103040 ribosomal protein L44 {Trypanosoma brucei}), coding for MVNYPKKKKMHCPDERCNAHKSFKVVQYKAGKARLYARGKRRYDRKQSGYGGQTKPIFHKKAKTTKKIVLKLQCSNCKSIIQNVLKRTKHFELNDKKKTGNKDPTW
- a CDS encoding hypothetical protein, conserved (similar to GP:6249549: hypothetical protein {Trypanosoma brucei}) gives rise to the protein MLRSLLLRGAAVLRGLPSVKKKELKGMVKAKKAAKLNAKGSSEPVVKTKEKTKPKAEQRVTAADKQRKQREREAERLFLQMVREERKRRRLVIRAAIRKAVSKEKEEESKLVRHYAANKRKAIAELQRLKQEDVAASVSPAPPRKTTRGRRAAKAADAEAERAFKKKIESEAEQKFLLLIEELSKKRREELQNAAALLKKQKEAESAPPVMAVANEAPLAAPEAAEAVEALAAEEMATTKTKRRRRVKSETQPEVVAAVVEEGNEEEIIHAPVIEAKGRRNRSPRKEGPKTVVAPAVIAPVVEGEDLLPVVVATAAEEEPVIKDVTVEAVDDVQEVAPVEKSEVKKTPRQRRSSPKAVKLPSVAAPVTPVVDHTPPLVAYAEVPATQQQQQQQQQQQLSHAFSLAGFADAPLVPLTGPTTPFVQRGLTGVPSFDIPVVPLRANPVETLVHNTRGVVPAPPAQFTLNIPAAQPATTPQRITNTGLLRL